Genomic window (Flavobacteriales bacterium):
GCACCTGGGGTTACGGAGATGACCTCGATGCCGAGCCATTGGCTGAATGCATCCTCTTCCATCATCAGCGCCACCACGCGCCGAGCGAGTTCCTGTGGATCCATGTCCGCGAAAGTAGGAATGCGGAAGATGGCGAAGGTCCACTGTCGGTATCTCTGGTCTTGTGGGTAATGGAAGTCAAGGAAGTCAGGGAGGCAAGGGATGAACGCACACCTTCCTTACCTCCCTGGCTCACCTCCCTTACCTACCTCTCCTCCCATACCACTTTTACCTCTCTTACCTCCTCTTCTCCCCGTTTTCCCGGCAAGAACGACCTTTGGCCCCATGAAAGACGCATTCATCATCGATGGCATCCGCAGCCCGATCGGCTCTTTGGGCGGTGGACTGTCCGCTGTTCGCGCGGACGACCTGGCGGCGCACGTGATCAAAGCCTTGGTGGAACGCCATCCCGATCTGGACCTCGGGGCCATCGACGACGTGATCATGGGCTGTGCCAACCAGGCCGGCGAGGACAACCGCAATGTGGCCCGCATGGCGGCCTTGTTGGCGGGTCTTCCTGTTTCCGTTCCCGGCGAGACGGTGAACCGGCTCTGTGCCTCCGGCATGAGCGCCGTGGTGCAGGCCGGGCGGGCGATAGCCGTGGGCCATGGCGACGTTTTCATCGCTGGCGGCATGGAGCACATGACGCGCAGCCCCTGGGTGATGAGCAAGACCAGCACGCCCTATGGCCGCGATGCCAAGCTCTACGACAGCAGTTTCGGCTGGCGTTTTGTCAACCCGGTGATGGAGGAAAATTTCGGCATCGAGGCGATGGGCGGGACGGCGGAGAACCTGCTGGAAACGCGCAACATCACCCGCGAGGACCAGGACCGCTTTTCCTTGTGGAGCCAACAAAAAGCCGCAGCCGCACAGCAGGAAGGCCGGTTGGAACAGGAGATCGCGCCGGTGAGCATCCCGCAGCGGAAAAAGGACCCGGTGCTCTTTGCCAAGGACGAATTCATCAAGGCCTCCACAACGCTGGAGGTACTGGCCGGTCTTCGTCCTGCGTTCCGCAAAGGCGGCAGCGTGACGGCCGGGAATTCCAGCGGATTGAATGACGGTGCGGCGGCTTTGTTGGTGGCCAGCGAGGCCGGTATGAAAACCCACAAGCTGAAGCCGTTGGCGCGCATTGTGAGCAGCGGCGTGGCCGGCGTGGAGCCACGGATCATGGGCATCGGCCCCGTGCATGCCACGGCTTTGGCCTTGAAGCGCGCCGGGCTTACACTGGACCAGATGGACGTGATCGAGCTGAACGAGGCCTTCGCGGCACAAGCTCTTGCCTGCACACGTACTTGGGACATTGCCGATGACGACCCGCGCCTGAACCCGAACGGCGGCGCGATCGCCTTAGGCCATCCATTGGGCATGAGCGGCGCACGGCTGCTTCAAACCGCCGCGCTGGAGCTGCACCGGACGCAGAAGCGGTATGCCCTTTGTACCATGTGCATCGGCGTAGGGCAAGGGTACGCCACCGTCATTGAACGTGTCTGATCACCGCGCCCGGCTAACTTCACACTCCCAAACAGACCCAATACCCGTATGACCACCACTTCTTTGCTCCGCCTATTCGCCCTTGCCATCCTTGCCTTCATCGGCTTTTCCAACCTACATGCCCAAGACAGCAAAGTGCGGGTGAAGGTGAAAGTCGACTTCGATGCTCAACCCGACCGTGAGTTGGCTGTGGCCAAGACCGTGTATGGCGACGAGGGCAGCTTCGTAGCCCTGAAGACACTGGGCGGGAAGTCGGTGATCGGCGGCATTCCCGGTGCCGACCTCGGCTGGCAGCTTTTCGTGATCAGCTCCGACAAAATGTACGAGGTCAAGCACGACCAACCCAAGTTCGTCTGGGGCATCGGTCCCGTAGCGATGGAGACCATCGAGACTTTCAACAAGACCTTCCGCGTGATCCTGACAAAGCCGGACCCGGATCATGGTAAACTTCTTCTCCTGCAGCAAGTGCTCAGCCCGCGCAGCCTCACCGGGCGGGCAGCGGCGTTGGTGGCGGAAATTCCATACGACCGGTTCGGAAAGAGCCCGGATTATTTCAAGCCGGGCATGGCCGTGGGCTTTACCACCACCAAGGCGGGGGACGGCAAGCACATGTTGATCGGCCTCAGCCCCGCCTCCACCACGCGCTCCACCGGCTGCCCTATCGTGGGCGTAATGGTGGACGGGGCCATGAAGCCGATCTGGACCAACACCCTTGGCACGGAGCCGGGCAATGTCCGCACCGACGTGGTGAGCACCTTGGTGGACAAGACCGGCGCGGCCTGGTATCTGATCAAGAACGTGACCGACGCGGCACCCAAGACAAAGGACGTCGTTGGATACACATACAGCCTTTACCGCATGGACAGCCTTGGCCAGCAGGGGTTCCCGCTGGACCTGGGCAAGAAGGACTTCGTGCAGGAAGCGGCATTCACCATACTTCCCGACGGCCGCTTGGCCTGTGCAGGTATCTACTCAAACGGCGACGTCGGCCGCAACGAATCCATCGGGATCTTCGAGACCACCTTGGACACCGCAGCGGGAAAATGGTCGGTCGCGGAGCGCACACCGTTCGAGCTGCAGACGGTGAAAAAAGTGGAGCGCCTACAGACCAATATGCACTTGGAGCGGATCTGGCCGAAAAAGGACGGCGGGCTATATGTGGTGGCGGAGCGCTCGGGCATCGAGACCCACCAAGTGAGCGACCTCGGTGGCAAAAAGATGGACAAGACAGAGTGGGTGAACGGTGCCTTCCACGCGATGGAACTGGACGCATCCGGGGAAAAGAAGTGGTACACCGTGGTACCCCGGGACATGAGCTTCACCAATGACGGCCCCGGCAAGACATTTTCGATCGCTTACAGCGATGTCCTGTTCCTGTTCTACAACGATGCGGATTCCAACGTGGAACTGCGGAAGAAGAAAGAACCCGTGGAATCTGTGGACAAGCCGAAGGAAGCGTTGATGCTGGAGTTCAAGGGCGATGGCAGCTATAAGGAAAAGGCAGTGCTTCAGGACGGGTACAAACAGGGCTATTTCAATGCGGACACGGTATGGCCGATGGGTGACGGCCTCTATGGCATGTCCGGCGCCCCCGACTTCCGGAAAGACCGGACTTTCCCAGTGGTGATCGAACTGAGCGACGGGGGAAGCCGGTAAGCCGCATATTCGCACCCCATAAACAGAACACCATGCTGATCCCCGAACAGATCAACCTCTACATCGCCGAGCACCCGGAATGGCAGCGCAAGCTGATGGTACGGCTTCGCCAATTGGTGCATGCCGTGAATGATGAGGTGGAAGAGACCTGGCGGGCGCAGAGCCCCCATTTCGAGCTGGCCTCCATGCCTGTTCTGGGCATTTGTGCCTCAAAGACCTCGGTGAGCGTCATGTTTCCCAAGGGTGCGCAGTTCAAGTCCTCGCGCATGCCCTATGAGCCTTGCTCGGAGGACAAACCGGGCAGGACGGTAAAATTCCGTGAAGGCGACACGATCAATGAGGCCGCCTTCAGCGCCTTGGTCCAGCGGGCCATGGCCCTGAATGATAAACTGGCCAAGGCCGAAGCTGAAGCAAGCGGCAGGAAACAACCGGTCCACGCCGAGCTCGAGAGCGTTCTGCGCAAGGACCCCAGCGCATGGGCGAACTGGGGATCCTTCCCCGCCTCCACACGGAAG
Coding sequences:
- the pcaF gene encoding 3-oxoadipyl-CoA thiolase, with translation MKDAFIIDGIRSPIGSLGGGLSAVRADDLAAHVIKALVERHPDLDLGAIDDVIMGCANQAGEDNRNVARMAALLAGLPVSVPGETVNRLCASGMSAVVQAGRAIAVGHGDVFIAGGMEHMTRSPWVMSKTSTPYGRDAKLYDSSFGWRFVNPVMEENFGIEAMGGTAENLLETRNITREDQDRFSLWSQQKAAAAQQEGRLEQEIAPVSIPQRKKDPVLFAKDEFIKASTTLEVLAGLRPAFRKGGSVTAGNSSGLNDGAAALLVASEAGMKTHKLKPLARIVSSGVAGVEPRIMGIGPVHATALALKRAGLTLDQMDVIELNEAFAAQALACTRTWDIADDDPRLNPNGGAIALGHPLGMSGARLLQTAALELHRTQKRYALCTMCIGVGQGYATVIERV
- a CDS encoding YdeI/OmpD-associated family protein, giving the protein MLIPEQINLYIAEHPEWQRKLMVRLRQLVHAVNDEVEETWRAQSPHFELASMPVLGICASKTSVSVMFPKGAQFKSSRMPYEPCSEDKPGRTVKFREGDTINEAAFSALVQRAMALNDKLAKAEAEASGRKQPVHAELESVLRKDPSAWANWGSFPASTRKEYAEWISDGRKEETRKRRIAQALELIREGITKEEAEHRVKGA